Proteins encoded within one genomic window of Streptomyces sp. NBC_01314:
- a CDS encoding acyl-CoA dehydrogenase family protein has protein sequence MSAPPLKKPVVTEREARQVAEAAREQAWRKPSFAKELFLGRFRLDLIHPHPLPTDEAVRRGEQFLTKLRDFCEAKVDGALIEREARIPDEVINGLKELGALGMKIDPKYGGLGLTQVYYNKALALVGSASPAIGVLLSAHQSIGLPQPLKLFGSPEQKEKFLPRCARTDISAFLLTEPDVGSDPARLATTAVPDGDDYVLDGVKLWTTNGVVADLLVVMARVPKSDGHKGGITAFVVETDSPGVTVENRNAFMGLRGIENGVTRLHQVRVPAAHRIGPEGAGLKIALTTLNTGRLSLPASCVAAGKWCLKIAREWSAAREQWGKPVAHHEAVGQKISFIAATTFALEAVLDLSSQMADEDRNDIRIEGALAKLFASEMGWRIADELVQIRGGRGFETADSLRARGERAVPAEQILRDLRINRIFEGSTEIMHLLIAREAVDAHLSVAGDLIDPEKSLSDKAKAGANAGVFYAKWLPKLVAGPGQLPRTYGDFHPAGHPDLATHLRYVERNARKLARSTFYAMSRWQGRMETKQGFLGRIVDIGAELFAMSAAVVRAELLRTTTDHGREAYQLADTFCRQSRIRVEELFGRLWNNTDDLDRKVVKGVLGGAYEWLEQGVIDPSGEGPWIADATPGPSEKENVHRRIR, from the coding sequence ATGTCCGCCCCACCCCTCAAGAAGCCCGTTGTCACAGAACGCGAGGCCCGCCAGGTGGCGGAGGCCGCCCGGGAGCAGGCCTGGCGCAAGCCCAGCTTCGCCAAGGAACTGTTCCTGGGCCGGTTCCGCCTCGACCTCATCCACCCCCACCCGCTGCCCACGGACGAGGCCGTCCGGCGCGGCGAGCAGTTCCTGACCAAGCTCCGCGACTTCTGCGAGGCGAAGGTCGACGGGGCCCTGATCGAGCGCGAGGCCCGTATCCCCGACGAGGTGATCAACGGGCTCAAGGAGCTCGGCGCCCTCGGCATGAAGATCGACCCCAAGTACGGCGGTCTCGGACTCACCCAGGTGTACTACAACAAGGCGCTGGCCCTGGTCGGCTCGGCCAGCCCGGCCATCGGTGTCCTGCTCTCGGCGCATCAGTCGATCGGCCTACCGCAGCCGCTGAAGCTGTTCGGATCCCCCGAGCAGAAGGAAAAGTTCCTGCCGCGCTGCGCCCGCACCGACATCAGCGCCTTCCTCCTCACCGAGCCCGACGTCGGCTCCGACCCGGCCCGGCTCGCCACCACCGCGGTGCCCGACGGGGACGACTACGTCCTGGACGGCGTGAAGCTGTGGACGACGAACGGCGTGGTCGCCGACCTCCTCGTCGTCATGGCGCGGGTGCCCAAATCCGACGGACACAAGGGCGGCATCACCGCCTTCGTCGTGGAGACCGACTCGCCCGGCGTCACCGTCGAGAACCGCAACGCCTTCATGGGCCTGCGCGGCATCGAGAACGGCGTCACCCGTCTCCACCAGGTCCGGGTGCCCGCCGCCCACCGCATCGGCCCCGAGGGTGCGGGCCTGAAGATCGCCCTCACCACCCTCAACACCGGCCGCCTCTCGCTCCCGGCGTCCTGCGTGGCCGCCGGCAAGTGGTGCCTGAAGATCGCCCGCGAGTGGTCGGCGGCCCGTGAACAGTGGGGCAAGCCGGTCGCCCACCACGAGGCGGTCGGGCAGAAGATCTCCTTCATCGCCGCCACCACCTTCGCCCTGGAAGCGGTGCTCGACCTGTCCTCGCAGATGGCCGACGAGGACCGCAACGACATCCGTATCGAGGGCGCCCTGGCCAAGCTCTTCGCCTCCGAGATGGGCTGGCGCATCGCCGACGAACTGGTCCAGATCCGTGGCGGCCGCGGCTTCGAGACGGCTGATTCGCTCCGGGCACGCGGCGAACGGGCCGTCCCCGCCGAGCAGATCCTGCGCGACCTGCGCATCAACCGGATCTTCGAGGGCTCCACGGAGATCATGCACCTGCTGATCGCCCGCGAGGCCGTCGACGCCCACCTCTCCGTGGCCGGCGACCTCATCGATCCGGAGAAGTCCCTCTCCGACAAGGCGAAGGCGGGCGCGAACGCGGGCGTCTTCTACGCCAAGTGGCTGCCCAAGCTGGTCGCGGGCCCGGGTCAACTCCCGCGCACCTACGGCGACTTCCACCCGGCCGGCCACCCCGACCTCGCCACTCATCTGCGCTACGTCGAGCGCAACGCCCGCAAGCTGGCCCGCTCCACCTTCTACGCCATGTCCCGCTGGCAGGGCCGCATGGAGACCAAGCAGGGCTTCCTGGGCCGGATCGTCGACATCGGCGCCGAACTCTTCGCGATGAGCGCGGCCGTCGTACGCGCGGAGCTGCTCCGCACCACCACCGACCACGGCCGCGAGGCCTACCAACTGGCCGACACCTTCTGCCGCCAGTCCCGTATCCGCGTCGAGGAACTCTTCGGCCGCCTCTGGAACAACACCGACGACCTCGACCGCAAGGTGGTCAAGGGCGTCCTCGGCGGCGCCTACGAGTGGCTGGAGCAGGGCGTGATCGACCCGTCGGGCGAGGGCCCGTGGATCGCGGACGCGACACCCGGTCCGAGCGAGAAGGAGAACGTCCACCGCCGCATCCGATGA
- a CDS encoding endo-1,4-beta-glucanase: MRHRRSRLTRTAKIGAAAVTALAVGASVTVAMAGEEARKCTDFDTITLGKYYVNNNVWNREKATGTQCVWDNSRSGSTISWGTSYSLANSGTGKDYDVKSYASSVLGWHWGWKTDKAATRLPIRVGDRKPVRTSWEFSVSSGPGTMNVAYDLWLHSKNTADWQDQPTDEVMIWLNRQGGAGPLGTKYGSVSLGGSMWDIYTGDIGWKVYSFVRRTNTTKATLNLDEFTQALVRRKLLSNDKYVSGIEAGTEVFKGTGRLDTKAYSVDIG; the protein is encoded by the coding sequence ATGCGGCACCGTCGCTCCCGCCTGACCCGTACGGCCAAGATCGGCGCGGCCGCTGTCACCGCACTCGCGGTCGGGGCCTCCGTGACCGTCGCGATGGCGGGGGAGGAGGCCAGGAAGTGCACGGACTTCGACACGATCACGCTGGGCAAGTACTACGTGAACAACAACGTCTGGAACAGGGAGAAGGCCACCGGCACCCAGTGCGTCTGGGACAACTCCCGGTCCGGGTCCACCATCTCGTGGGGGACCAGCTACAGCCTGGCCAACAGCGGCACGGGCAAGGACTACGACGTGAAGTCGTACGCGAGCAGTGTGCTCGGCTGGCACTGGGGCTGGAAGACCGACAAGGCGGCGACGCGACTGCCCATCCGGGTCGGCGACCGGAAGCCGGTGCGGACGAGCTGGGAGTTCTCGGTCAGCTCCGGCCCCGGCACCATGAACGTCGCCTACGACCTGTGGCTGCACTCCAAGAACACCGCCGACTGGCAGGACCAGCCCACCGACGAGGTCATGATCTGGCTCAACCGGCAGGGCGGCGCGGGCCCGCTCGGCACCAAGTACGGGAGCGTCAGCCTCGGCGGGTCGATGTGGGACATCTACACCGGTGACATCGGCTGGAAGGTGTACTCGTTCGTCCGCCGCACCAACACCACGAAGGCGACCCTGAACCTCGACGAGTTCACCCAGGCCCTGGTCCGCCGCAAGCTGCTGAGCAACGACAAGTACGTCTCCGGCATCGAGGCGGGCACCGAGGTCTTCAAGGGCACGGGCCGGCTGGACACGAAGGCGTACTCGGTCGACATCGGCTGA
- a CDS encoding LacI family DNA-binding transcriptional regulator, with translation MVTLAEVAQHAGVSASTVSYVLSGKRSISAGTRQRVERSIQELGYHPNAGARALASSRSNIVALMVPLRTDMYVPVMMEIAIAVATTARTYGYDVLLLTGEEGPDAVRRVTGSGLADAMILMDVELDDERLPLLRGTDQPSVLIGLPADTSGLTCVDLDFGATGALCVEHLAMLGHRDIAVIGEAPAVYERHTGFAERTLDGLRSRARELGLRVLHRPCEGGYDAMAATLARIFDERPGTTGVVVQNESAVEPLLALLRQQGRAVPEDVSVIAVCPDQVAVQASVRLTSVAIPAQEMGRRAVEQLIAKLEGRDADEVVLLAPELTVRASTGPLSTTG, from the coding sequence ATGGTCACCCTCGCCGAGGTCGCCCAGCACGCCGGAGTCTCGGCGAGCACGGTGAGCTATGTCCTCAGCGGCAAGCGGTCCATCTCCGCGGGCACCCGGCAGCGGGTCGAGCGGAGCATCCAGGAGCTCGGCTACCACCCGAACGCGGGGGCCCGCGCCCTGGCGAGCAGCAGGTCGAACATCGTCGCCCTGATGGTCCCGCTGCGCACCGACATGTACGTCCCGGTGATGATGGAGATCGCCATAGCCGTGGCCACCACGGCCCGCACGTACGGCTACGACGTGCTGCTGCTCACCGGCGAGGAGGGCCCCGACGCGGTACGCCGTGTCACGGGCAGCGGGCTCGCCGACGCGATGATCCTGATGGACGTGGAGCTCGACGACGAGCGGCTGCCGCTGCTGCGCGGCACCGACCAGCCGTCGGTGCTCATCGGGCTGCCGGCCGACACCAGCGGCCTGACCTGCGTCGACCTCGACTTCGGGGCGACGGGCGCGCTGTGCGTGGAGCATCTGGCGATGCTCGGCCACCGTGACATCGCGGTCATCGGCGAGGCACCCGCCGTGTACGAACGGCACACCGGGTTCGCCGAGCGCACCCTCGACGGACTCCGGTCCCGGGCAAGGGAGTTGGGCCTGCGCGTGCTGCACCGCCCGTGCGAGGGCGGCTACGACGCGATGGCCGCGACCCTGGCCCGGATCTTCGACGAACGGCCGGGCACCACGGGGGTCGTCGTGCAGAACGAGTCCGCGGTGGAACCGCTGCTCGCGCTGCTGCGGCAGCAGGGGCGCGCGGTGCCCGAGGACGTCTCGGTGATCGCGGTCTGCCCGGACCAGGTCGCCGTGCAGGCCTCGGTACGGCTGACGTCCGTGGCCATCCCCGCCCAGGAGATGGGCCGGCGGGCCGTGGAGCAGCTGATCGCCAAGCTGGAGGGCCGGGACGCCGACGAAGTGGTGCTCCTCGCCCCCGAGTTGACGGTCCGCGCGAGCACGGGGCCGCTGTCCACCACCGGTTGA
- a CDS encoding TIM-barrel domain-containing protein, producing the protein MNQPAENPTPTGAVSLAQSSPTVGTFRERDGALEWSGRQETLRIEPWGPDAVRVRARLGGPILDGLPGALLDEAESTESSVKIEDGLGRLTVGALTVEVNAEGLIRYSRTDDGGELLSEARAHFWWPGSRLYTAVGNGYHRLEQRFAAYDDEKLYGLGQHQHGRLDQKGLVLDLVQRNAEVGIPVLTSSRGYTLLWNNPAIGRVELAGNGTRWVADSARQIDYWITAGDPADAQRRYSAATGRSPMLPEWAAGFWQCKLRYRTQDELLAVAREYKRRGLPIDVIVCDFFHWTHLGEWKFDLSEWPDPGAMVRELDELGIKLVVSVWPSVSPLSENHHLMEQRGYFIGTQYGPMAHADWPDKEVASTVQVAFYDATNPEAREFVWSRVKENYLEPYGIKAFWLDACEPEIKPGFQENLRYWAGPGLEVGNIYPAEIARTFYEGLRATGEEEIVSLNRSAWAGSQRWGAALWSGDIGTDFTTLRQQIAAGLNTALSGIPWWNTDIGGFHGGDPDDPEYREVMVRWFQFGAFSPLMRLHGFREPGMPLGPAMTGGPNEVWSYGEQAGAILEAYLRLRERLKPYVLRVMREAHEEGLPVMRPLFLEFPEDERAWSVDDAYLFGRDLLVAPVLEAGATSWTTYLPVGARWTDAWTGETYEGGRSVTVAAPLERIPVFLRDGVSLPIAE; encoded by the coding sequence GTGAATCAGCCTGCCGAGAACCCGACCCCGACGGGCGCGGTCAGCCTCGCCCAGTCATCCCCCACCGTCGGCACGTTCCGTGAACGGGACGGCGCCCTGGAGTGGAGCGGACGCCAGGAGACCCTGCGGATCGAGCCCTGGGGGCCGGACGCGGTCCGGGTCCGCGCCCGCCTGGGCGGCCCGATCCTCGACGGGCTGCCGGGCGCCCTGCTCGACGAGGCGGAGAGCACCGAGAGCAGCGTCAAGATCGAGGACGGGCTGGGCCGGCTGACCGTCGGCGCGCTCACCGTCGAGGTGAACGCCGAGGGCCTGATCCGCTACAGCCGCACGGACGACGGCGGCGAGCTGCTGTCGGAGGCACGCGCCCACTTCTGGTGGCCCGGCTCGCGTCTCTACACCGCCGTCGGCAACGGCTACCACCGCCTGGAGCAGCGCTTCGCCGCGTACGACGACGAGAAACTGTACGGCCTCGGGCAGCACCAGCACGGGCGGCTCGACCAGAAGGGCCTGGTGCTCGACCTGGTCCAGCGCAACGCCGAGGTCGGCATCCCGGTGCTCACCTCCAGCCGCGGCTACACCCTGCTGTGGAACAACCCGGCGATCGGCCGCGTCGAGCTGGCCGGGAACGGCACCCGGTGGGTCGCCGACTCGGCCCGGCAGATCGACTACTGGATCACCGCGGGCGATCCGGCCGACGCGCAGCGCCGCTACAGCGCGGCGACGGGCCGCTCGCCGATGCTGCCCGAGTGGGCGGCCGGCTTCTGGCAGTGCAAGCTGCGCTACCGGACGCAGGACGAACTCCTCGCCGTGGCACGGGAGTACAAGCGGCGGGGCCTGCCCATAGACGTCATCGTCTGCGACTTCTTCCACTGGACGCACCTCGGGGAGTGGAAGTTCGACCTGAGCGAGTGGCCCGACCCGGGGGCCATGGTCCGGGAGCTGGACGAGCTGGGCATCAAGCTGGTGGTGTCCGTGTGGCCGTCGGTGTCGCCGCTCAGCGAGAACCACCACCTCATGGAGCAGCGCGGCTACTTCATCGGCACCCAGTACGGTCCGATGGCGCACGCCGACTGGCCGGACAAGGAGGTCGCGTCGACGGTCCAGGTGGCGTTCTACGACGCGACGAACCCGGAGGCGCGGGAGTTCGTGTGGTCGCGGGTGAAGGAGAACTACCTGGAGCCGTACGGCATCAAGGCGTTCTGGCTGGACGCCTGCGAGCCGGAGATCAAGCCGGGCTTCCAGGAGAACCTGCGCTACTGGGCGGGGCCCGGCCTGGAGGTCGGCAACATCTATCCGGCCGAGATCGCCCGCACCTTCTACGAGGGGCTGAGGGCGACCGGTGAGGAGGAGATCGTCTCCCTCAACCGTTCGGCGTGGGCGGGCAGTCAGCGGTGGGGCGCCGCACTGTGGTCAGGTGACATCGGCACCGACTTCACCACCCTGCGCCAGCAGATCGCGGCAGGCCTGAACACCGCGCTGTCCGGCATCCCCTGGTGGAACACCGACATCGGCGGCTTCCACGGGGGCGACCCCGACGATCCGGAGTACCGCGAGGTGATGGTGCGCTGGTTCCAGTTCGGCGCGTTCTCGCCGCTGATGCGGCTGCACGGCTTCCGTGAGCCCGGTATGCCGCTGGGGCCGGCCATGACCGGGGGGCCCAACGAGGTCTGGTCGTACGGGGAGCAGGCCGGGGCGATCCTGGAGGCGTACCTGCGGCTGCGGGAGCGGTTGAAGCCGTATGTGCTGCGGGTGATGCGGGAGGCCCACGAGGAAGGGCTGCCGGTGATGCGGCCGCTGTTCCTGGAGTTCCCCGAGGATGAGCGGGCCTGGTCGGTCGACGACGCGTACCTGTTCGGGCGGGATCTGCTGGTCGCGCCGGTGCTGGAGGCGGGGGCGACGAGTTGGACGACGTATCTGCCGGTGGGGGCCCGCTGGACCGACGCGTGGACCGGGGAGACATATGAGGGGGGCCGGTCGGTGACCGTCGCTGCGCCGCTGGAGCGGATTCCGGTGTTTCTGCGGGACGGGGTGTCGTTGCCGATCGCCGAGTAG
- a CDS encoding AI-2E family transporter — MWSALTLLVTGVVSVGVWICVTFQTAVTPVLIALLGTALLGPLYRRLVAMKFNKSLAAGLTCAAVIVVMGGAAYIVVAALIDTGDQIITSLRDAAKVLSEEFGLAGTSLDDLAKNAKELLSKFGGTAASGVLTGVSAVSEFVAMAILAMLLMFFFLRDSDKAVASLHSLAPRGSGDTLEVMARRAFRAIEGYMRGTTLIAFIDGACIAIGLLILQVPGAIGLGALVFVGAYIPYLGSFLSGAVAILVAFADRGLVTALWAVGVVFAVQILEGNVLQPMIHSRTVQMHPAAILLALTAGASIAGILGMLLAVPLTAAVSGVLSELRARYGDGAGETASPGTREVARAAG; from the coding sequence GTGTGGAGCGCGCTCACCCTGCTGGTGACGGGGGTCGTCTCTGTGGGCGTGTGGATCTGCGTGACGTTCCAGACGGCGGTCACGCCGGTGCTGATCGCCCTGCTCGGTACGGCGCTGCTCGGCCCGCTCTACCGGCGGCTGGTGGCGATGAAGTTCAACAAGTCCCTTGCCGCCGGGCTGACCTGCGCGGCTGTGATCGTGGTGATGGGCGGGGCCGCGTACATCGTGGTGGCCGCACTGATCGACACCGGGGACCAGATCATCACCTCGCTCAGGGACGCGGCGAAGGTCCTCAGTGAGGAGTTCGGGCTCGCGGGGACCTCGCTGGACGACCTCGCGAAGAACGCCAAGGAGCTGCTGTCGAAGTTCGGCGGCACCGCTGCCTCCGGGGTACTCACCGGGGTCAGCGCGGTCAGCGAGTTCGTCGCGATGGCCATCCTGGCGATGCTGCTGATGTTCTTCTTCCTGCGCGACTCCGACAAGGCGGTCGCCTCCCTGCACTCGCTCGCGCCGCGCGGCTCCGGTGACACTCTGGAGGTGATGGCCCGGCGCGCGTTCCGGGCCATCGAGGGCTATATGCGGGGAACGACGCTCATCGCCTTCATCGACGGCGCCTGTATCGCCATCGGTCTGCTGATACTCCAGGTGCCGGGCGCGATCGGCCTCGGCGCGCTGGTGTTCGTCGGCGCGTACATCCCGTATCTGGGCTCGTTCCTGTCGGGCGCGGTGGCGATCCTCGTCGCGTTCGCGGACCGCGGTCTGGTGACGGCGCTGTGGGCGGTGGGGGTCGTCTTCGCGGTGCAGATCCTGGAGGGGAACGTGCTCCAGCCGATGATCCACAGCCGGACCGTGCAGATGCACCCGGCGGCCATTCTGCTGGCCCTCACGGCCGGGGCCTCCATCGCCGGCATCCTCGGCATGCTCCTCGCGGTGCCGCTCACGGCGGCGGTGTCCGGTGTGCTGTCGGAGCTGCGGGCGCGGTACGGGGACGGGGCAGGCGAGACGGCATCCCCGGGCACGCGGGAAGTCGCCCGCGCGGCAGGATGA
- a CDS encoding sulfotransferase, producing MTSAPLSLSLANLLLRPTLGSRRDPDRVFDRIVAKAGQSDGDEEFTDGFRFLLRHWAGDADLTAVGWQSAQAHLRRHLTNRARVRRLIAEHPEIERETIERPVFVVGLPRTATTLTHGVLSISDEHRCPLLWELLAPGLHPSAESRRKAITSTRRWVGGINLFAPRFQDIHPMAAEGPEECTFVLPHAMVPLSQARIPEYQAWHFERDFVPDYGYLKQVYQVLQYGRPRRRWMLKSPMHLGNLDALRAVFPDATIVWTHRDPATVVGSFCSLVEQGMVGTLRPLDLHVLGAQWLELLSRSMERALAARAAIPREALVDVPYSWLGTDPATGAPKLYEAVGARWTDADAARLPRIVARPKGTRPHRYDLARYGLTRADVESAFGDYNALRAEVDRA from the coding sequence ATGACCTCCGCTCCCCTGTCCCTCTCCCTGGCCAACCTGTTACTCCGGCCGACTCTCGGCTCACGTCGCGACCCGGACCGGGTCTTCGACCGGATCGTCGCCAAGGCCGGGCAGTCGGACGGGGACGAGGAGTTCACCGACGGTTTCCGGTTCCTGCTGCGCCACTGGGCGGGCGACGCCGACCTCACCGCCGTCGGCTGGCAGTCCGCCCAGGCCCATCTGCGCAGGCATCTCACCAACCGGGCCCGCGTCCGGCGGCTGATCGCCGAGCACCCGGAGATCGAGCGGGAGACCATCGAGCGGCCGGTGTTCGTGGTCGGTCTGCCGCGCACCGCCACCACACTCACCCACGGGGTGCTGTCGATCTCGGACGAGCACCGCTGTCCGCTGCTGTGGGAGCTGCTCGCGCCCGGCCTCCACCCCTCGGCCGAGTCCCGGCGGAAGGCGATCACGTCCACGCGCCGGTGGGTCGGCGGCATCAACCTGTTCGCCCCGCGCTTCCAGGACATCCACCCCATGGCCGCCGAGGGCCCCGAGGAGTGCACCTTCGTCCTGCCGCACGCCATGGTGCCCCTGTCCCAGGCCCGCATACCCGAGTACCAGGCCTGGCACTTCGAGCGTGACTTCGTCCCGGACTACGGCTACCTCAAGCAGGTCTACCAGGTGCTCCAGTACGGCCGCCCGCGCCGCCGCTGGATGCTCAAGTCCCCCATGCACCTCGGCAACCTCGACGCCCTGCGCGCCGTCTTCCCCGACGCCACGATCGTGTGGACCCACCGCGACCCGGCGACCGTCGTCGGGTCGTTCTGCAGCCTGGTCGAGCAGGGCATGGTCGGCACCCTCCGCCCCCTCGACCTGCACGTCCTCGGCGCCCAGTGGCTCGAACTGCTGAGCCGCTCCATGGAGCGCGCGCTCGCGGCCCGGGCCGCCATCCCCCGCGAGGCCCTGGTGGACGTCCCGTACTCCTGGCTCGGTACGGACCCGGCCACGGGCGCCCCCAAGCTCTACGAGGCCGTCGGCGCCCGGTGGACCGACGCCGACGCCGCCCGGCTCCCCCGGATCGTCGCCCGCCCCAAGGGCACGCGACCCCACCGCTACGACCTGGCCCGCTACGGCCTCACCCGGGCCGACGTCGAGTCCGCCTTCGGCGACTACAACGCGCTGCGGGCCGAGGTCGACCGGGCCTGA
- a CDS encoding CBM35 domain-containing protein codes for MAGTLPATGASAAAAADPQRLTVDLSASEGPVMRGANGALYGLSDDGVPSDAALAPLKITSISQKPEGGAQHPNGDALTVSKSFFRNGGGEVLVMMQDIYAKWPYEDLGIDDYLPKVDKIVKEVSADPNSDRFVYIPFNEPDLIWYGLNASDPAKYEANRDRFLKDWKTVYERIRAIDPDARIAGPNESGYHTRLITDFLTFAKREKVLPQIMTWHELDSGSLRDFQGHYDNYRSIERQLDIKPLPVNIDEYANRRDLSVPGQLVQWVSMFERNKVYANQAYWDAAGNMDGNVVRSNIPNGGWWFFRWYAGLTGDTVKVTPPQANTIDTLQGLASLDTSRRQAQVLLGGSAGDTDVVVRKVPRSLFGRTVTATVAEAAWSGYEGQHATPRVLSRTKVRIADDGTVTVPLRGQHKMSAYRVVLTPGGSGTPTTPSVPWTASYEAEDAAITDGKVYTQGTVSNANGYAASGTKDVGSLNQAGSRVDFTVSVPKDGTYDLAILYGNQSGVPATQKLTVDGGDPVTVTYPSTENWTYRAKKDLTVQLPAGTHQLALAKGNTEVTLDRIDLTARTAEPAASYEATLADIGGRPSYDYSSSAGVGTGALVLRSGDKAIFDVYAPRDGYYRVVPRASAPVRLALHGQSVAAVPDRPLRLYLVAGNNRVTATAKHTAVRSLDVTGAGSTTGTLAYEGAAATLAGGAKLVDSAYASAGSYIGWLGNSADSTAEFTVNAPTSGRYVLVVHYAHNERRDNGHSYNTDIMSRTADITVGAAAPRKVTFKNTWGWDDYWTVGVPVDLRKGANKVTFGNAGAWAPNIDRIEVGRVVG; via the coding sequence ATGGCAGGCACCCTCCCCGCCACGGGAGCGTCGGCGGCGGCCGCCGCCGATCCGCAGCGCCTCACCGTCGACCTCTCCGCCTCCGAGGGCCCGGTGATGCGCGGCGCCAACGGCGCGCTGTACGGGCTCAGCGACGACGGGGTGCCCAGCGACGCGGCCCTGGCCCCCCTGAAGATCACCAGCATCTCGCAGAAGCCGGAGGGCGGCGCCCAGCACCCCAACGGCGACGCGCTCACCGTCTCCAAGTCCTTCTTCCGCAACGGCGGCGGCGAGGTCCTGGTGATGATGCAGGACATCTACGCCAAGTGGCCCTACGAGGACCTCGGCATCGACGACTACCTCCCCAAGGTCGACAAGATCGTCAAGGAGGTCTCGGCCGACCCGAACAGCGACCGCTTCGTCTACATCCCCTTCAACGAACCGGACCTGATCTGGTACGGCCTCAACGCCTCCGACCCGGCGAAGTACGAGGCCAACCGCGACCGGTTCCTCAAGGACTGGAAGACGGTCTACGAGCGCATCCGCGCCATCGACCCCGACGCGCGCATCGCCGGCCCGAACGAGTCGGGCTACCACACCCGCCTGATCACGGACTTCCTCACCTTCGCCAAGCGTGAGAAGGTCCTGCCCCAGATCATGACCTGGCACGAACTGGACTCCGGCTCGCTGCGCGACTTCCAGGGCCACTACGACAACTACCGTTCCATCGAGCGGCAGTTGGACATCAAGCCCCTCCCCGTCAACATCGACGAGTACGCCAACCGCCGCGACCTCTCGGTCCCCGGCCAACTCGTCCAGTGGGTCTCGATGTTCGAGCGGAACAAGGTGTACGCCAACCAGGCCTACTGGGACGCGGCGGGCAACATGGACGGCAACGTCGTCCGCTCCAACATCCCCAACGGCGGCTGGTGGTTCTTCCGCTGGTACGCGGGCCTGACCGGGGACACCGTCAAGGTCACCCCGCCGCAGGCGAACACCATCGACACCCTCCAGGGACTCGCCTCCCTCGACACCTCCCGCCGCCAGGCGCAGGTCCTGCTCGGCGGCTCCGCCGGTGACACGGACGTCGTGGTCCGCAAGGTCCCCCGGTCCCTCTTCGGCCGTACGGTCACCGCGACCGTCGCCGAGGCCGCCTGGTCCGGCTACGAGGGCCAGCACGCGACCCCGCGCGTCCTCTCCCGTACGAAGGTGAGGATCGCGGACGACGGCACGGTGACCGTCCCGCTGCGCGGGCAGCACAAGATGTCCGCCTACCGCGTCGTCCTCACCCCGGGCGGCTCCGGCACCCCCACCACCCCGTCCGTCCCCTGGACCGCCTCCTACGAGGCCGAGGACGCCGCCATCACCGACGGCAAGGTCTACACCCAGGGCACCGTGAGCAACGCCAACGGCTACGCGGCCTCCGGCACCAAGGACGTCGGCTCGCTCAACCAGGCCGGCAGCAGGGTCGACTTCACGGTGTCGGTGCCCAAGGACGGCACGTACGACCTGGCCATCCTCTACGGCAACCAGTCCGGGGTCCCGGCCACCCAGAAGCTGACGGTCGACGGCGGCGACCCGGTCACCGTCACCTATCCCTCCACCGAGAACTGGACCTACCGCGCCAAGAAGGACCTCACGGTCCAACTCCCGGCGGGCACACACCAGTTGGCTCTGGCCAAGGGCAACACCGAGGTCACCCTCGACCGGATCGACCTCACCGCCCGCACCGCCGAGCCCGCCGCCTCCTACGAGGCCACGCTCGCCGACATCGGGGGAAGGCCGTCGTACGACTACTCCTCGTCGGCGGGTGTCGGCACGGGCGCGCTGGTGCTGCGCTCCGGCGACAAGGCGATCTTCGACGTGTACGCCCCGCGCGACGGCTACTACCGGGTGGTGCCCCGGGCGTCGGCGCCGGTGAGGCTCGCCCTGCACGGGCAGTCGGTGGCCGCGGTGCCCGACCGGCCGCTGCGGCTCTACCTCGTGGCGGGCAACAACCGCGTCACCGCGACCGCCAAGCACACCGCCGTCCGCTCCCTCGACGTCACCGGCGCCGGTTCGACCACCGGCACGCTCGCGTACGAGGGCGCCGCGGCCACGCTCGCCGGCGGAGCCAAGCTCGTCGACTCCGCGTACGCCTCGGCCGGGTCGTACATCGGCTGGCTCGGCAACAGCGCGGACAGCACCGCCGAGTTCACGGTGAACGCCCCCACCTCCGGCCGCTACGTCCTGGTCGTCCACTACGCGCACAACGAGCGCCGCGACAACGGCCACTCGTACAACACCGACATCATGTCCCGTACGGCGGACATCACGGTCGGGGCCGCTGCTCCGCGCAAGGTCACCTTCAAGAACACCTGGGGCTGGGACGACTACTGGACGGTGGGCGTCCCCGTCGACCTGAGGAAGGGCGCCAACAAGGTGACCTTCGGCAACGCGGGCGCGTGGGCGCCGAACATCGACCGGATCGAGGTGGGCCGGGTCGTCGGCTAG